One part of the Plasmodium knowlesi strain H genome assembly, contig: PKNH_00_12, whole genome shotgun sequence genome encodes these proteins:
- a CDS encoding SICAvar, type I (fragment), producing the protein MVSGSGNGGGAGGGGSGTGGAGAAGGTTPMFQEWLEKLSTDGALTSSSSGQNIAEKVRTDLEKTWKKLEGSLVPQESAEIHKFCGKGSITWPAGSGAQPQYMEILCQALLEIKYFVSGVSRRRKLQDGKPTGYDEAPVIADFTEDKGEAFNRCIVGTVALSTIYGDHCKLMEVIEKVETNIGDKVDAQLIEHLKQGGKSGKPDLSKQLNKCSALTYNDLIVGKSVLGDTIKLWTKQKRDEGNSGPWRIKIPWSHWPSICNSGKQPAGDSTKQKEYLKDNASSMTDFMKLSSSTTQSSSAGTPSISDVLVNEDYTIPKDKLLTAFESVVQSASTVSSPNSLDVKTLMDSLTKLSQDQS; encoded by the exons ATGGTATCAGGATCGGGCAATGGCGGCGGTGCcggtggtggtggtagtgGCACCGGTGGTGCTGGTGCCGCTGGTGGTACCACTCCCATGTTTCAGGAGTGGTTAGAGAAATTATCGACAGATGGGGCATTGACCAGCAGTTCGAGTGGTCAGAACATTGCA GAAAAAGTGAGGACTGATTTGGAGAAAACATGGAAGAAATTGGAGGGTTCGCTGGTGCCGCAGGAGTCCGCGGAGATACATAAGTTCTGTGGGAAAGGGAGCATAACGTGGCCAGCAGGTAGCGGGGCGCAGCCGCAATATATGGAAATATTGTGCCAAGCTctattagaaataaaatatttcgtgAGTGGTGTGAGCAGGAGGAGGAAGCTTCAAGATGGGAAACCAACGGGTTATGATGAGGCACCAGTTATCGCAGATTTTACTGAGGATAAGGGCGAAGCCTTTAATCGCTGCATTGTCGGAACAGTTGCCCTTTCCACCATTTACGGTGATCACTGTAAATTAATGGAAGTTATAGAGAAGGTTGAGACGAACATAGGGGACAAAGTGGACGCCCAATTAATAGAGCATCTGAAGCAAGGGGGAAAGAGTGGAAAGCCGGATCTCTCAAAACAATTGAATAAATGTAGTGCTCTGACGTACAACGATTTAATAGTTGGGAAGTCTGTTTTGGGTGACACAATCAAACTATGGACAAAACAGAAGAGGGACGAGGGCAATAGTGGACCCTGGAGGATAAAGATTCCGTGGTCCCATTGGCCAAGTATCTGTAACAGCGGGAAGCAGCCGGCGGGGGACAGCACGAAACAGAAGGAATACTTAAAGGATAATGCAAGTAGCATGACGGACTTCATGAAACTGAGCAGCAGCACCACTCAGAGTAGTAGCGCTGGTACACCATCCATATCCGACGTATTAGTAAATGAGGACTACACCATTCCAAAGGACAAATTGTTAACAGCTTTCGAGTCAGTAGTACAGAGTGCCAGTACTGTTAGCAGTCCTAACTCCCTCGATGTGAAGACACTAATGGACAGTCTGACGAAGTTATCCCAAGACCAATCAG